A single Bosea sp. PAMC 26642 DNA region contains:
- a CDS encoding YciE/YciF ferroxidase family protein, with protein sequence MATTSKPLDELFHDMLKDVYYAEKQILKALPKMAKAAKSPELKKAFETHKTETQEQVERLSQVFELIGKTPRAKTCDAILGILKEGEAVIEDYEGSPALDAGLVASAQAVEHYEMARYGTLKAWATQLGHKDAVKLLDETLAEETKTDKMLTQLGGPANSAAVAVAKAA encoded by the coding sequence ATGGCAACGACTTCCAAGCCGCTCGACGAGCTGTTTCACGACATGCTCAAGGACGTTTATTATGCCGAAAAGCAGATCCTGAAGGCGCTGCCCAAGATGGCAAAGGCGGCGAAGTCGCCCGAGCTGAAGAAGGCCTTCGAGACGCACAAGACCGAGACCCAGGAACAGGTCGAGCGTCTCAGCCAGGTTTTCGAGCTGATCGGCAAGACGCCGCGTGCCAAGACCTGCGATGCCATCCTCGGCATTCTGAAGGAGGGCGAGGCTGTGATCGAGGATTATGAGGGCAGTCCCGCACTCGATGCCGGCCTCGTCGCCTCGGCGCAGGCGGTCGAGCACTATGAGATGGCTCGCTACGGCACCCTGAAGGCCTGGGCCACCCAGCTCGGCCACAAGGATGCCGTCAAGCTTCTCGACGAGACTTTGGCCGAAGAGACCAAGACCGACAAGATGCTGACGCAACTCGGCGGCCCTGCCAATTCGGCGGCTGTCGCGGTCGCCAAGGCGGCCTGA
- a CDS encoding NADP-dependent isocitrate dehydrogenase: MNKIKVANPVVDMDGDEMTRIIWQKIKDTLIFPYLDLELDYYDLSVENRDATDDQITIDAANATKKHGVAVKCATITPDEGRVKEFNLKSMWKSPNGTIRNILGGVIFREPIICKNVPRLVPGWTQPIVIGRHAYGDQYRATDFKFPGKGTLSIKFVGDDGAVIEKEVFKAPEAGVAMAMYNLDDSIRDFARASLNYGLIRKYPVYLSTKNTILKVYDGRFKDIFEEIYQAEFKAEFDKLGITYEHRLIDDMVASAMKWSGGYVWACKNYDGDVQSDTVAQGFGSLGLMTSVLMTPDGKTVEAEAAHGTVTRHYREHQKGKETSTNSIASIFAWTRGLTHRAKLDDNAELAKFAKLLEKVTVDTVEAGDMTKDLALLVGAEQKWLSTTGFLEKVSDNLRKAMSA, translated from the coding sequence ATGAACAAGATTAAGGTCGCCAATCCCGTCGTCGACATGGACGGCGACGAGATGACCCGCATCATCTGGCAGAAGATCAAGGACACGCTGATCTTCCCCTATCTCGACCTTGAACTCGACTATTACGACCTTTCGGTCGAGAATCGCGATGCGACCGACGACCAGATCACGATCGACGCCGCCAACGCCACCAAGAAGCACGGCGTCGCCGTGAAATGCGCGACGATCACGCCCGACGAAGGCCGCGTGAAGGAATTCAACCTCAAGTCGATGTGGAAGTCGCCCAACGGCACGATCCGCAATATCCTCGGCGGCGTGATCTTCCGTGAGCCGATCATCTGCAAGAACGTCCCGCGCCTCGTGCCCGGCTGGACGCAGCCGATCGTGATCGGCCGCCACGCCTATGGCGACCAGTACCGCGCGACCGATTTCAAGTTTCCCGGCAAGGGCACGCTTTCGATCAAGTTCGTCGGCGACGATGGCGCCGTGATCGAGAAGGAGGTGTTCAAGGCTCCCGAGGCCGGCGTCGCCATGGCGATGTACAATCTCGACGACTCGATCCGCGATTTCGCCCGCGCCTCGCTGAATTACGGCCTGATCCGCAAATACCCGGTCTATCTCTCGACCAAGAACACCATCCTCAAGGTCTATGACGGCCGCTTCAAGGACATCTTCGAGGAGATCTACCAGGCCGAGTTTAAGGCCGAATTCGACAAGCTCGGCATCACCTACGAGCACCGCCTGATTGACGACATGGTGGCCTCGGCGATGAAGTGGTCGGGCGGCTATGTCTGGGCTTGCAAGAACTACGATGGCGACGTGCAGTCTGACACCGTGGCGCAGGGCTTCGGCTCGCTCGGTCTGATGACCTCGGTGCTGATGACGCCGGACGGCAAAACCGTCGAGGCCGAAGCCGCTCATGGCACGGTGACCCGCCACTACCGCGAGCACCAGAAGGGCAAGGAGACCTCGACCAATTCGATCGCCTCCATCTTCGCCTGGACGCGCGGCCTGACGCATCGCGCCAAACTCGACGACAATGCCGAACTCGCCAAATTCGCCAAGCTGCTGGAGAAGGTCACGGTCGACACGGTCGAGGCCGGCGACATGACCAAGGACCTGGCCCTGCTCGTCGGCGCCGAACAGAAGTGGCTCTCGACCACGGGCTTCCTCGAGAAGGTCAGCGACAATCTGCGCAAGGCGATGTCCGCCTGA